The Streptomyces sp. HUAS CB01 genome has a segment encoding these proteins:
- a CDS encoding ATP-binding cassette domain-containing protein codes for MLQAIGLTSTSRRYLAPAVDDLTFEARPGDVTALLGAKGSGKSTALRLMLELEDGRGVTYFRGRPLHSLANPAREVGVLLGDVPGHPARTARGQLRMLCAAAGVPVSRADDMLDLVGIGALRDARLGSLSLGMDRRLGLASALLGDPHTLLLDSPSRGLSPREHSWLFGLLRAHAAHGGTVLYTTADPKEAARTADRVVTIDRGRLVADQDTADFARTRLRPRVAVRTPHAVRLAAALNRESRAARRSVEVVAEGGNRLSVYGSSCAEIGDAAFRHGVLVHQLADEIGDAGPRPASLREQDAHRLTATALRGSEFGAATAPGGPAHRALTSQNAAEVLRYGGPAHEAADDPRPSPAAANTSDGSCPGAGGPPPEASGSRASDGHAPGGAACADPLRNGRGGTEAAQHLPTRRGTPRTRGGSPQPLQPLRYELRRFLGVRTPYLIVAAVLVSSAALSALLAYGGRTPLPGLLAAWPDALPLPPAAFGAGVLGALSFGEEFRYPALAAARGTVPRRLGLLLAKLTVTGAAALVIGCAVVALDAQVLWLLYGADPVPVVPNGPVLFLNWAGLLVGCAWSGLLAAGTFRLTAAGVAAVLAVPMAIVPLVQNVFGSPSGRAIAGFPGRLRELAWLQWPSEVDRWLLAALRALVQPVGTAMTLSFSVLLCSYLLIGLRDKARW; via the coding sequence ATGCTCCAGGCCATCGGACTCACCAGCACCTCCCGCCGGTATCTCGCGCCCGCCGTGGACGATCTGACCTTCGAGGCGAGACCTGGCGACGTCACCGCCCTTCTCGGAGCCAAGGGTTCAGGGAAGAGCACGGCCCTTCGGCTCATGCTCGAACTCGAGGACGGCCGGGGCGTCACGTACTTCCGCGGACGCCCCCTGCACTCCCTCGCCAACCCGGCCCGGGAGGTGGGGGTGCTGCTGGGCGACGTCCCGGGGCATCCCGCCCGTACCGCGCGCGGTCAGCTCCGGATGCTCTGTGCCGCGGCCGGAGTGCCGGTGTCGCGTGCGGACGACATGCTCGACCTCGTGGGCATCGGAGCGCTGCGGGACGCACGACTCGGTTCCCTCTCGCTCGGTATGGACCGCAGACTGGGTCTGGCCTCCGCGCTGTTGGGGGATCCGCACACGCTGCTGCTCGACTCTCCCTCCCGGGGGCTTTCGCCGCGTGAGCACAGCTGGCTCTTCGGTCTGCTGCGTGCTCATGCCGCGCACGGCGGGACCGTCCTCTACACGACCGCCGATCCCAAGGAGGCGGCCAGGACCGCGGATCGCGTGGTCACCATCGACAGGGGGCGGCTCGTCGCAGACCAGGACACGGCCGATTTCGCCCGCACCCGTCTCCGTCCCCGCGTCGCGGTCCGGACCCCGCATGCCGTCCGGCTCGCCGCGGCGCTGAACCGTGAGTCACGGGCCGCGCGTCGATCCGTCGAGGTCGTCGCCGAAGGCGGCAACCGGCTCTCCGTGTACGGGAGCAGCTGTGCCGAGATCGGTGACGCCGCCTTCCGCCACGGCGTGCTCGTCCATCAACTCGCCGACGAGATCGGGGACGCGGGCCCCCGCCCGGCATCCCTCCGCGAGCAGGACGCCCATCGCTTGACCGCCACCGCCCTCCGCGGGTCCGAATTCGGTGCCGCAACCGCACCGGGAGGCCCTGCCCACAGGGCGCTCACCTCGCAGAACGCCGCCGAGGTGCTCCGGTACGGCGGTCCCGCGCACGAGGCGGCGGACGATCCACGCCCGTCCCCCGCTGCGGCGAACACTTCCGATGGCTCCTGCCCCGGGGCCGGTGGCCCCCCTCCCGAGGCCTCCGGCAGCCGCGCCTCCGACGGCCACGCCCCTGGCGGCGCGGCGTGCGCCGATCCCCTCCGGAACGGCCGGGGCGGCACCGAGGCCGCGCAGCACCTTCCCACCCGCCGCGGGACGCCCCGAACCCGAGGGGGTTCTCCGCAGCCGCTGCAGCCGCTGCGGTACGAACTGCGCCGCTTCCTCGGGGTCCGGACGCCGTATCTGATCGTCGCGGCCGTTCTCGTCTCCTCCGCCGCGCTCTCCGCCCTGCTCGCGTACGGTGGGCGCACGCCACTGCCGGGCCTCCTCGCGGCCTGGCCCGATGCGCTGCCGCTGCCGCCCGCCGCGTTCGGGGCCGGTGTCCTCGGTGCCCTCTCCTTCGGGGAGGAGTTCCGCTACCCCGCGCTGGCGGCCGCGCGGGGAACCGTCCCCCGCCGGCTCGGGCTGCTCCTCGCCAAGCTCACGGTGACGGGGGCGGCGGCCCTCGTGATCGGCTGTGCCGTCGTCGCGCTCGACGCCCAGGTGCTGTGGCTGCTGTACGGGGCAGACCCCGTGCCCGTGGTCCCGAACGGGCCGGTGCTCTTCCTGAATTGGGCCGGGCTGCTGGTCGGCTGCGCATGGTCGGGCCTGCTCGCAGCGGGCACCTTCCGCCTCACGGCCGCGGGTGTGGCCGCCGTACTGGCCGTGCCGATGGCGATCGTCCCTCTCGTGCAGAACGTGTTCGGGAGTCCGTCGGGACGTGCGATCGCCGGATTCCCCGGTCGTCTGAGGGAGCTGGCCTGGCTGCAGTGGCCCTCTGAGGTGGACCGCTGGTTGCTCGCGGCGCTGCGGGCGCTCGTCCAACCCGTCGGGACGGCAATGACGTTGTCGTTCTCCGTTCTGCTCTGCTCGTACCTGCTCATCGGCCTTCGCGACAAAGCTCGTTGGTGA
- a CDS encoding FadR/GntR family transcriptional regulator — protein sequence MSTLAHTMMTAARPVESGLAGPGDLDRYPYPEVPGVDRVGPPAWDTTESELGRAGRRAAGSRGRGLHGQLVQQLGQMIVSGDLGADRPLVPEEIGQRFEVSRTVVRESLRVLEAKGLVSARPNVGTRVRPVSDWNLLDPDIIEWRAFGPQRDDQRRELTELRWTIEPLAARLAAGHGREDVQQRLADMVEIMSHSFTQGDGITFTRADAEFHSLLIQVAGNRMLEHLSGIVGAALQVSGGPTAGCDRPSEASLAHHARIVDALAAGDANGAETAMRQLLTVHPEVERVVPAPREH from the coding sequence GTGAGTACCCTTGCGCACACCATGATGACCGCCGCCCGCCCCGTCGAGTCCGGCCTCGCCGGCCCGGGCGATCTCGACCGATACCCCTACCCGGAGGTGCCCGGCGTCGACCGGGTCGGCCCTCCGGCCTGGGACACCACGGAAAGCGAGTTGGGCCGGGCCGGCCGCCGTGCCGCAGGCAGTCGGGGCCGCGGGCTCCACGGTCAACTCGTCCAGCAGCTGGGGCAGATGATCGTCTCCGGAGACCTCGGGGCCGACCGTCCGCTCGTGCCGGAGGAGATCGGCCAGCGCTTCGAGGTGTCCCGCACCGTGGTCCGCGAGTCGCTGCGCGTCCTCGAGGCCAAGGGCCTCGTCAGCGCCCGCCCGAACGTCGGCACCAGGGTCCGTCCGGTCAGCGACTGGAACCTGCTGGACCCCGACATCATCGAGTGGCGCGCCTTCGGTCCCCAGCGCGACGACCAGCGGCGTGAGCTGACCGAGCTCCGCTGGACGATCGAGCCGCTCGCCGCCCGGCTGGCGGCGGGGCACGGCCGGGAGGACGTCCAGCAGCGCCTCGCCGACATGGTCGAGATCATGAGCCACTCGTTCACGCAGGGTGACGGGATCACCTTCACCCGCGCCGACGCCGAGTTCCACTCGCTCCTGATCCAGGTCGCCGGCAACCGCATGCTGGAGCACCTGTCGGGCATCGTCGGCGCCGCCCTCCAGGTCTCCGGGGGACCGACCGCCGGCTGCGACCGCCCTTCCGAGGCCTCCCTCGCGCACCACGCGCGGATCGTCGACGCCCTCGCCGCGGGCGACGCCAACGGCGCCGAGACGGCCATGCGGCAACTTCTCACCGTCCACCCCGAGGTGGAGCGCGTGGTCCCGGCTCCGCGCGAGCACTGA